CTACACTAAATACTAAAAAACACCAGCCTTTAACAAATCATGTAAATGAAGTACAGCATGAGGCCGGTTATCATCATCTGTGACTACTAATGATGTAATACTGTATTTCTGCATGATAGCTAAGGCTTCCGCGGCAAGCATACCTTTAGAAATGGTTCTGGCATTTTGCGTCATGACTTCTTTGAGTTGCGTTGTGTTGATATCAAATTGGCGTGTTAGTGTTCGCCGTACATCGCCATCGGTATAAACGCCCACTAAATAACCGTGATTATCAATGACACAAGTCATGCCAAGCTTTTTATCAGTGACTTCAATTAGTGCTTCACTAATAGTCGCATTTTGATTGGTGAGGGGCAGTTGCTCACCCGTATGGTATAATTCATCAATATGCAGTAATAATCTTTTGCCTAGAGAACCACCAGGATGTGATAGAGCGAAATCTTCAGCACTAAACCCCCGAGCTTGTAAAAGAGCTATGGCGAGAGCATCTCCCATCACTAAAGAGACGGTGGTACTTGTCGTTGGAGCAAGCCCTAAAGGACATGCCTCTTGTTTGATACTGACATCTAAGTTTACATCTGCTGTTTTAGCTAAAATAGATTCTACATTACCTGTCAGCGCAATAAGCGGTACTTCTAATCTTTTTAATAAAGGAAGTAAGGTAACAATTTCGTGAGTATTTCCTGAGTGCGAAATAGCAACAACAGTGTCTTGACGGGTGATCATGCCTAGATCACCATGACTGGCTTCCCCTGGATGCATAAAAAAAGCAGGGCTGCCTGTACTGGAGAAAGTAGCTGCTAGCTTATTGGCAATATGACCGGATTTACCCATGCCGGTTACTACTATACGGCCTTTGCAAGCTAATAGTAATTCACATGCTTTTTCAAAATTACTATCGATACGCTGTGTTAACTCAAAGACAGCTTGTGCTTCAGTTTCAATAACTGCTAGTCCAAGTGTGCAAAAATTCATAGCATATTTATTCTGTTTTTGTGTATTTTTCATTCTAACACAATGTTTCTAATTGCCGTAACCCTATTTTTTCACATTAAGACAAAACGATAAAGTCATTATATTACATAAGTCATGTAGGTCGGACAACAAATTGCCTGACATTATCACATTTCGAATAGGGAGTTACTTGATCACTTCAATAAAATATACGCATTTTCTCGTATTCGATTTTTAACTGAACATTTGAATCCCATTCAAAAATAGTTGAGAAAATATTGCTTCTAATTGATGATAAAAGAAAATAATTTTGACTGGTCTTTGAGGAATTAATTTTTTTTTAATTCTGATACAATTAAAGACCGCATTTTTTTGCGAAGCAGTATATACTTCTGGGTTCAGATTAAAAGTGGAATTGAGAGCATGCCTGAAAATTGGGTTGAAATTGAAAAAATGAGTTTCACACGGGGTGGCCGTTACATTTTTGATAGTATTGATATGGTAGTGAAACAAGGTAAAATCACTGCGATTATGGGGCCTAGTGGTTCTGGAAAAACAACCTTGTTGCGATTGATTGGAGCACAACTAACACCTGATTCAGGCGAGATTCGAGTTTTAGGACAGAACATACATCGTTTATCCCGTAAAGCCCTTTACGAGGCGAGAAAGGATATGGGACTGCTTTTTCAAAGCAGTGCTTTGTTTACTGATCTCTCCGTATTTGAGAATGTTGCATTTCCTTTGCGGGAACATACTCAATTAAATCCTTCAATGTTACGTGATATAGTACTGATGAAACTTGAAGCTGTTGGTTTGCGTGGAGCGGCGCATTTGATGCCCGAACAACTTTCTGGAGGTATGGCCAGAAGAGTTGCTTTAGCGCGAACCATAGCGCTTGATCCCCAACTCATGATGTATGATGAGCCTTTTACAGGGCAGGATCCTATTTCTATGGGGGTTTTAGTTCGTTTAATTAAGCGTTTAAACGAGTTATTAGATACAACAACAATTATTGTGTCTCATGATGTTGAGGAAACTTGCTCGATTGCAGATTATATTTATTTGATTTCTGGTGGAAAAATTATAGGACAAGGAACTCCTGCACAATTAATAGAATCTTCAGAGCCACAAGTAAAACAATTCATGCATGGGGAAGCTGATGGGGTAGTACCTTTTCATTACCCAGCAAGACCCTATACCGAGGAGTTATTAGATGCTTGATATAATAGCAAGCCTTGGCGGTCGAGGGGCTTATATTTTACAACGTATTGGAAGTTCGGGATTATTTTTATTTGCCATGCTATTTAGACGGCCAGGTGTTCCTAAATTATGGCCGCTATTACGTCATCAACTTCATTTTATTGGCGTGTTATCCTGTTTGATTATAGTTGTCTCTGCCTTATTTATTGGTATGGTGGTTGGATTGCAAGGGTATAATACTTTGCAGAAATTTGGCGCTGGCAGCCAACTGGGGCAATTATTAGCTTTAAGTATTGCGAGGGAGTTAGGCCCTGTTATTAGCGCTCTTTTGTTTGCTGGACGGGCAGGTTCAGCTTTAACTGCTGAAATTGGTTTGATGAAGGCGACAGAACAATTGTCTAGTATGGATATGATGGGTGTTGATCCTTTAGGTAGAGTAATTTACCCTCGTTTTATAGCGGGATTTATTTCTTTACCGATCTTAGCACTCATTTTTTCTGCAGTAGCGATTTATGGTGGTTATTTTATAGGAGTGCATTGGCTAGGTGTCGATGATGGTAGCTTTTGGTCTAATATGCAAGCTGCAGTTAATTTTCGCATAGATATCTTAAGTGGCATTATTAAGAGTATTGTTTTTGCCTTTGTAGTAACCTGGATTGCGGTATTCCAGGGGTTTGAATGTGTGCCTACTGCTGAGGGTATTAGTCAAGCGACAACCAAGACCGTGGTGTATTCATCGCTTGCTGTATTAGGGTTAGATTTTATGTTGACTGCAATGATGATTGGAGATTGGTAAATGAATAAGCAACGTTATATAGACATAAGTGTAGGAATATTTATGTTGCTAGGCTTGCTGGCTTTATTCGTAATGGTAATGAAAGTCAGTAATATTTCTGATTTCATGTCACATCAAGGTTACCAGGTAACAGCTGATTTTACTGATATAGGGGGATTAAAGGTTCGAGCACCTGTTACAGTTGCTGGCGTAAGAATAGGCGAGGTTACGCGTATTGAGCTACAACCTGGGGAGCTTAATGCTAAAGTGACTATGACTTTAAGAAGTGATAAAAAGATACCCTATGAGGATTCTTCTGCACGAATTTTAACTGAAGGCTTGCTTGGATCTAATTATATTAGTATCGTTCCTGGCTTTGAGGATGAAGATAATAAGGAGCATCCTTATTTACGTGACGGAGATGTAATTTCAAAGACTCAAGAAGCAATTATTCTTGAGAATCTTATAGGCCAATTATTATTTAATATAAAAAAATAGGTGAACTATGAAGGTACTTAAAACAATTTTATTAGTTGCTTGTATGTCATTATCTCAATCTATGTTTGCTCAATCTTCACCTATACCTATGCTAGAGCAGTCTGCTAATGCAATTATTGCAACACTTAAGGAAAATAAAAATAGTTTGAAAAATCACCCAGATATTATTTATAAAGCTGTAGAAGCACATCTTTTACCCAATGTTGATGTCGCGGGAATGTCTCGTTCTGTTTTGGGGAGACAGGCTTGGATGAAAGCAACACCTGCTGAGCGTGTGCAATTTTCTAAAGCATTTACTCGCTTAGTGATTCGTACTTACTCTAGCCCTCTTTCCCAATATTCTGATGAAACGGTACAATTCCTACCTTTAAGAGGGTCATTGAGTAGCCGATTTATGCGTGTAAACAGCGTGATTGTCCGTTCGGAAGGCCAAAATATCCCATTAAGCTATAGTTTAGTTTCTAAAAATGGTCAATGGAAAATATATGATCTTAGTGTTGAAGGAGTGAGTTTACTCCAAAGTTTCAGGTCGCAATTTGCTCAAGCACTGCAAAACTCAAGTATTAGCGATGTTATTAAGCAAATGGAACAAAAACAATTGAAAAAGGCTAGTTAAAAGTGGAAGTTGATACTTTTAAACCAAGTTCTTCACTTACTTTTGAGTCGGTAATCTCCATACGTGCTGCACTTTATAAAGCATTGAAGGAAGTGGATGGTGATAAATTTTGTCTTGATTTGAGTGATGTAACTCATTGCGATAGCGCAGGGTTGGCATTACTTATCGAGGCTCGGAAATTATGCAAGCAGAATAATAAGATGTTTCAAGTGATAGGTATTTCACCTGAAACACGATCATTAGCAGAGTTTTGTGGGGTAAAAAGTATTTTAGAAACGGCCTGAATTTAGAATAAAAATAGTCCCTTATTCTTTAAGGATTTAAACTTCTTAGTACCGTTTTGCATCGGTATGAACAGAAGAAAGAAGAGGTTCTAATGATTATTTATCAAACGTAGATCGGGGTATATCCCGCTCTACGTTTTATTTTTTTATTTGAGGTATGAAAAAATTGTATTTATTTGAATTAGTGAGCTAACTTTATGTTAAGTAACGAAGAAATTGAACAGAGGTTTAATGATATTGAAGATGTGTCTTATGTAAAAGTAGAAGGTGATGGTTATAAATACCAACTAATTATAGTAACTGACATCTTTCTAAATAAGTCTAAAGTAGCTAGACAGCAATGGGTTTATTCTCAACTTAAAGACTTGATTACCACTGGCATGCTCCATGCTATCAGCATGAAGACCTGGACAAAAGAAGAATGGGGGAAGCAACATGGATAAATTATTAATAAATGGTGGCAAAGCATTACATGGGGAAGTGGTTATTTCGGGCGCAAAAAATGCGGCCTTACCTATTATGGCAGCAAGTTTGCTAGCAAGTGACCATGTGACCATTTCAAATGTCCCTCATCTGAGAGATATTACGACGATGATGGAGCTATTAGGGCAATTGGGTGCCCATTTGATCGTTGATGAAAAGATGAACGTCCAAGTGGATTCTAGTCAAGTCAATGAGTTCGTCGCGCCTTATGATTTAGTAAAAACAATGCGTGCTTCTATTTTGGTGTTAGGTCCTATGTTAGCCCGTTATGGTAAGGCTGATGTGTCTTTACCCGGTGGTTGTGCAATAGGTACCAGACCGGTGGATTTACATTTGAAAGCATTAAAAGCAATGGGAGCCGACATTACTGTTAAAAATGGTTATATTAATGCCCGTTGTAAAAAAGGACGTTTGCAAGGCAAACGCTTAATGTTTGATACGGTGACCGTTACTGGTACTGAAAACATATTAATGGCTGCTGCTCTTGCTGAAGGAACGACTGTTATTAAAAACGCGGCTCGAGAGCCCGAAGTGGTTGATCTGGCTAACTTTTTGATCCAGATGGGAGCAAAAATTTCTGGTGCTGGCACATCAACTATTGAAATTGAAGGGGTTGAAGCCTTAGCCGGTGGAACTTATTCTGTTATGTCAGATCGAATTGAGGCTGGGACTTATCTTGCTGCTGGGGCATTGACCCGAGGCCATGTTACTGTCAAAAAAGTTCGTCCTGATACTCTATTATCACAATTATGTAAATTCGAAGAGGCTGGGGCGGAGTTAGCGATTGGTGAGGATTGGGTTAGCTTAAACATGCACAATGCACGTCCACAAGCAGTAAATATTTCTACAGCTCCTTATCCTGCTTTTGCAACTGATATGCAAGCGCAATTTATGGCAATGAACTCTGTTGCAGAAGGTTCTTCTACCATAGTTGAAACAATATTTGAAAATCGTTTTATGCACGTACAAGAATTACAACGTATGGGCGCTCAGATTCAACTTAATGGTAATACCGCTATTATTAATGGCGTGGAGAAATTAACTGGCGCTCCTGTGATGGCCACAGACTTACGTGCTTCCGCTAGCTTGATTTTAGCTGGTCTGGTTGCAGAAGGTGAGACCACCGTAGAGAGAATTTACCATGTGGATAGAGGTTATGAGCGCATAGAAGAAAAATTATCTCTATTAGGTGCTGATATTAAGCGAGTTTCTGACCGGTGATTAGGCGTAGAGATTTATCTAATTATCTACATGATTTTTTGAATTGTGCTTCATATAATGACTATGCGCCTAATGGTCTGCAAGTTGAAGGTGAAGAACAGATTCAGCGTATTTGTACTGCGGTAACTGCTTCTGAGGATGTTATTTCACGAGCAGTTGCTTGGCAAGCAGATACGCTTCTGGTACATCACGGTTATTTCTGGCGAGGCGAGGAATCCGTGATTACTGGAATGAAACGTCAGAGAATTGGTAAATTGTTACAAAATAATCTCAATCTTTTTGCATATCATTTACCGCTGGATTGTCATGTTGAATTGGGTAATAACGCATGCCTTGCTAAGTTATTACCAATAAACTCTTTTAAAACTCATAAAATAAATAAGATGGATAACCTTCTTTGGTCAGGGACATTAACTCAGCCAATGCAAGGTACGTTATTGGCGGATTTTCTTGAAAAGACATTTGCCCTCCGACCTGTGCATATTGCAGGAAATGATAAGATAATTAGTTCAATAGCGTGGTGTACCGGCGCTGCACAAGACTATATTGAGGACGCATGGAAATTAGGAGTAGACGCTTATCTTAGCGGGGAGGTTTCCGAGCGTACTTACTATCAAGCTAAAGAATTAGGTATTCATTATTATTCTTGTGGACATCACGCAACTGAGCGCTATGGAATTCAGGCTTTGGGTGAATATCTTGCAAGCTATTTTAAATTGGAGCATTTGTTTTTAGACAGTGATAATCCCATCTAGAAGATAATATAGGTTGGGATAAAATGATTGCTTCCTGATTTGCCTCGATCCGTTTCCTGGCAGCATCACGGCTACGTCGGTTGCTCAACGACATAAATGGTTACTACAGAGCCTGACAAGATATTGTTCACCTTTCTAATGACGTCGGGCGATTTGTTGTCTTACCTGAGTTTTCTTGTTGTAAATTTGCTCTAAGTCATGGTCTTTAATTGGCTCAATAAGAGTTTATTTTAATCTTTAAGTTGAATATATGATCCAGTCAACACTCATCACTCTTGTGCCTATTGGGCATACTAGGCTAACATGTGCATATTGCTGCTAACGGATTGTTATAATGATCAATTTTCGTAGTTTGAAGTATCTTGGGTATCTATTTTTTTTATGTTTATTAAATAGCCAATTAAATGCTTCTGATCAACATAATAAAGCGTATAGAAACTTTTGGCACCCTACATTTCTTGGTGAGCGTTTGGATTATTGTACTTTTGTTGGCAATGAATGCGGTAAAGTTGTAGCAGATCGTTATTGTCAATTATTGGGTTACGATTATTCCAGTCAGAATGTGATTGCTTATAATGTGGGCTTAACAAATTATTTGGATAAGCGAGCCACTTGCAAAGGCTGGAGATGTAATGGGTTTATGACTATAGGATGCGCGACAGGTTTGTCACATGTTCCACCTAAGCCATATCATTATAGGGAAAAGCGATTCGCAGATCCTCGTTATAATGATTATCGCATAGACTGGTGTTATGACCGAAATCATGGTTGTGGTGCCAAGGCCGCAAATTCCTTTTGTAGTCGAATGGGCTTTATTCAGGCAAAACGCTTTGTTAAAGAGACTCAAGTCAGTGCTACTAAAGCAATTGGCAGTCAACAATTGTGTTTCGGCAATCAATGTAATGCATTTAAAATGATAGTTTGTTACAGATAATAAAGGGCTTCAGACAGTTCTGTTACCTTGGCATAAATATAATTTAGTGATATTTTTATGACGGTTGCATTTATTTAATGTCATGGATTTGACAGATGTTTAATTAGTGTCCAATATTTATTAAGATAAACATCTCAACCTTAAGGATGGGTTTATGAGTAGCAATGAAAGAATTTTTATCATAGACGATAACGAAGATCGTTGTGATAAGTTGCGTACGATATTTAATTTCATTGGTCAATCAATAGAGGTGACTAAATTTGCTACCTGGCAAATCATTACTACCGTGAACCCAAGTGTTATTATTTTAGGTGCCCATACTTCTTTTGAAAAAACACTAGATGAACTTGATTCATTAGTGAAACAATTTTCAAAAGCTCCTGTTTTAGTCATTGATGCTCAATTAAATACCAATCAATGTGTCGACAGAAACGTGGTGGCTTGTCTGTCTTTTCCATTTAGTTATGCACAAATGCTTGAAGCGTTACATCGCTGCCAAATTGCAAGAGAAGCAGTAAAAGTAATTACAGCAAGCAGTCATAAAACTCCGTTATTTCGCAGTTTAGTAGGTAATAGTGATAGCATACGTCAGGTGCGTAAATTAATAGAGCAGGTTTCAGGTACAGAGGCTAGTGTATTAGTTCTAGGGGAGTCAGGAACAGGTAAAGAAGTAGTTGCTCGCAATATACATGCTCTTTCATACCGAGCGAATAAGCCCTTTGTGCCTATTAATTGTGGTGCGATACCAGGGGAGTTATTAGAGAGCGAATTATTCGGTCATGAAAAAGGGGCATTTACAGGAGCTATTACATCACGGCAAGGACGTTTTGAGTTAGCCAATGGCGGTACTTTATTTCTTGATGAAATAGGCGATATGCCTTTAGCAATGCAAGTTAAGCTATTAAGAGTTCTTCAAGAGCGTTGCTTTGAAAGAGTCGGCTCCAACAAAAGCATTGAGGTCAATGTTAGAATTATTGCTGCTACTCATAGAAATTTGGAAGTAGCAATTCAAGAGGGAAAATTTAGAGAGGACTTATTTTATAGGCTTAATGTTTTTCCCATAGAAATGCCTCCTTTACGCAATAGAAGCAGTGACATTCCACTACTGTTTAATGAGCTTATATCGCGTATTGAAGGAGAAAATAGGCCCATAGTTAGATTAATGCCCGATGCAATGGATGCTTTAACTCAATACAACTGGCCAGGAAATGTTAGAGAGCTAGCCAATATGGTAGAGCGATTATCCATTCTTTATCCTAACGGTATTGTTTGTAAAGAGGATCTTCCTCGCCGTTTCCAAGGAGAATATAAACCATCTTACGTTGAAGTTAACTCATCCGGCTCCGAACGGGAGACTTTACTGCAAATTATTAGCCAAGAGCCAATACCCAATAGCGATGGAATTGATTTAAAGGAGCATTTGGTTAAGACAGAACTTGCTTTAATCAGCCAAGCATTGGATGAGTCTGATTGGGTAGTTGCACATGCAGCCAGTTATCTTAATATGCGAAGAACAACCCTGGTTGAAAAAATGCGTAAATATGGATTAACTCGGCCAGAAAGACTTGAACGATAAGTTAATAAAGCAATTACTTTTGATAAAAAATCTTGAGATTTAACCTAAACATAACATGAATAATCTAATCGTGGTGGGCTAATAATGAATGCAATTTCGAAAAATATTCAGCACTCCACTACCCCATATACAAATCTTTTTTTTGCTACTATTTTTGTAGGAGTAGGTTCAGGCTTTTTAGCAATGCTCCTGGTCTTGTTGTTACATGATATTCAACATATTGCTTATGGATATAGCCTTAGCCAAATTATTAGTCCAGAAAGTTTCTTAGAAGGGGTGCAAGCATGTTCCCCGCAAAGAAGAGTTATGATTCTTATGCTATGTGGTTTAGTTGCAGGAATAGGATGGTGGGCTCTTTATAACTACGGGAAACCATTAGTAAGTATTGCTGACGCCGTGCAATCCAAGAAAAAAATGCCTGTTGGCGCCACAATACTCCATGCGTTACTACAAATTGTAACTATTGCATTGGGTTCTCCCTTAGGCCGTGAAGTGGCTCCTCGAGAAATTGGCTCCATTTATTCTTACTGGCTTGCAACCAAATTTAAGCTTAATCCAGAAGAGTGCACTATTATGTTGGCTTGCGGAGCCGGGGCAGGATTGGCTGCGGTGTATAATGTGCCTTTAGGTGGAGCACTATTTACAATGGAAGTATTATTAGGTACTTTCAAAAAGTCAGTTCTTCTGCCGGCATTGGCAAGTAGTTCAATTGCTGTGGTGATTTCCTGGATAGGGCTTGGTAATGATCCTCTTTATCATGTTCTTCCATTAGATATTAGTTATTCATTGGTTGTTTGGTCTATATTAATTGGGCCGTTGTTTGGATATGCTGCTTACTGGTTTATATTAGTAGCGAATAAGGCTCGTGTTAATGCGCGACATGATTGGCATATGCCCATATTATGTTTTATTAATTTCTCGATTATTGGTTTTCTTGCTATCTATTTTCCCGTTTTATTAGGTAATGGCAAAAGTCCTGTACAACTAGGATTTGAAAATGGAGCAGGAATTGAATTAAGTCTGATTCTTCTTGTTTTGAGGACATTAATTTGTTGGAGCAGCTTAGGAACAGGGGCTCAAGGGGGGCTGCTGACGCCTTCTCTTGCAAATGGCGCTTTACTAGCTATTGCCTTGGGAGGGCTTTGGAGTTTTCTATGGCCTGGAACTCCATTAAGTGCTTTTGCTATTGTTGGTGCGGCAGCTTTCCTTGCCGCTGGACAGAAAATGCCTATTACAACAATCATTTTAATGTTTGAACTGACACGAGTTAATTTTAGTTTTTTAATTCCAATAATGTTTGCTGTTTCAGGGGCTGTTGGTATGTCCCAGTTATGTATGAGCGGATTTTTCCAAACAAAAAAACGTAAAAAATAATCCCTTTTAAGTCGGTTCCATTAGTTGAGCGCGATTACCTAATTTAAAATTTAGGCCTAAAGTATTCAGATATTTTTTTATTCGCTGCAGATAATAATAGATAGAATTACTGGTCAAATCTATAAGGATATAAAGTCCTGCCATACCCGAAGGAGTATAGCCAATTGTTGGATAAGAAGGGTGATTTCCGACAACCACATACCACGCCCAAGTAGAACAAACAGTGCCGCATAATTCTATATAATAAACCATGACAAACATAGTTAAATAAAAAATAGGCTGAGTTCTTTGGCGAAAGATAATTAAAAATATAATATAGGTGAT
This Legionella fallonii LLAP-10 DNA region includes the following protein-coding sequences:
- a CDS encoding KpsF/GutQ family sugar-phosphate isomerase, which gives rise to MNFCTLGLAVIETEAQAVFELTQRIDSNFEKACELLLACKGRIVVTGMGKSGHIANKLAATFSSTGSPAFFMHPGEASHGDLGMITRQDTVVAISHSGNTHEIVTLLPLLKRLEVPLIALTGNVESILAKTADVNLDVSIKQEACPLGLAPTTSTTVSLVMGDALAIALLQARGFSAEDFALSHPGGSLGKRLLLHIDELYHTGEQLPLTNQNATISEALIEVTDKKLGMTCVIDNHGYLVGVYTDGDVRRTLTRQFDINTTQLKEVMTQNARTISKGMLAAEALAIMQKYSITSLVVTDDDNRPHAVLHLHDLLKAGVF
- a CDS encoding ATP-binding cassette domain-containing protein — translated: MPENWVEIEKMSFTRGGRYIFDSIDMVVKQGKITAIMGPSGSGKTTLLRLIGAQLTPDSGEIRVLGQNIHRLSRKALYEARKDMGLLFQSSALFTDLSVFENVAFPLREHTQLNPSMLRDIVLMKLEAVGLRGAAHLMPEQLSGGMARRVALARTIALDPQLMMYDEPFTGQDPISMGVLVRLIKRLNELLDTTTIIVSHDVEETCSIADYIYLISGGKIIGQGTPAQLIESSEPQVKQFMHGEADGVVPFHYPARPYTEELLDA
- the mlaE gene encoding lipid asymmetry maintenance ABC transporter permease subunit MlaE yields the protein MLDIIASLGGRGAYILQRIGSSGLFLFAMLFRRPGVPKLWPLLRHQLHFIGVLSCLIIVVSALFIGMVVGLQGYNTLQKFGAGSQLGQLLALSIARELGPVISALLFAGRAGSALTAEIGLMKATEQLSSMDMMGVDPLGRVIYPRFIAGFISLPILALIFSAVAIYGGYFIGVHWLGVDDGSFWSNMQAAVNFRIDILSGIIKSIVFAFVVTWIAVFQGFECVPTAEGISQATTKTVVYSSLAVLGLDFMLTAMMIGDW
- the mlaD gene encoding outer membrane lipid asymmetry maintenance protein MlaD, with product MNKQRYIDISVGIFMLLGLLALFVMVMKVSNISDFMSHQGYQVTADFTDIGGLKVRAPVTVAGVRIGEVTRIELQPGELNAKVTMTLRSDKKIPYEDSSARILTEGLLGSNYISIVPGFEDEDNKEHPYLRDGDVISKTQEAIILENLIGQLLFNIKK
- a CDS encoding MlaC/ttg2D family ABC transporter substrate-binding protein, whose amino-acid sequence is MKVLKTILLVACMSLSQSMFAQSSPIPMLEQSANAIIATLKENKNSLKNHPDIIYKAVEAHLLPNVDVAGMSRSVLGRQAWMKATPAERVQFSKAFTRLVIRTYSSPLSQYSDETVQFLPLRGSLSSRFMRVNSVIVRSEGQNIPLSYSLVSKNGQWKIYDLSVEGVSLLQSFRSQFAQALQNSSISDVIKQMEQKQLKKAS
- a CDS encoding STAS domain-containing protein — protein: MEVDTFKPSSSLTFESVISIRAALYKALKEVDGDKFCLDLSDVTHCDSAGLALLIEARKLCKQNNKMFQVIGISPETRSLAEFCGVKSILETA
- a CDS encoding BolA family protein, with translation MLSNEEIEQRFNDIEDVSYVKVEGDGYKYQLIIVTDIFLNKSKVARQQWVYSQLKDLITTGMLHAISMKTWTKEEWGKQHG
- the murA gene encoding UDP-N-acetylglucosamine 1-carboxyvinyltransferase, whose product is MDKLLINGGKALHGEVVISGAKNAALPIMAASLLASDHVTISNVPHLRDITTMMELLGQLGAHLIVDEKMNVQVDSSQVNEFVAPYDLVKTMRASILVLGPMLARYGKADVSLPGGCAIGTRPVDLHLKALKAMGADITVKNGYINARCKKGRLQGKRLMFDTVTVTGTENILMAAALAEGTTVIKNAAREPEVVDLANFLIQMGAKISGAGTSTIEIEGVEALAGGTYSVMSDRIEAGTYLAAGALTRGHVTVKKVRPDTLLSQLCKFEEAGAELAIGEDWVSLNMHNARPQAVNISTAPYPAFATDMQAQFMAMNSVAEGSSTIVETIFENRFMHVQELQRMGAQIQLNGNTAIINGVEKLTGAPVMATDLRASASLILAGLVAEGETTVERIYHVDRGYERIEEKLSLLGADIKRVSDR
- a CDS encoding Nif3-like dinuclear metal center hexameric protein, with translation MIRRRDLSNYLHDFLNCASYNDYAPNGLQVEGEEQIQRICTAVTASEDVISRAVAWQADTLLVHHGYFWRGEESVITGMKRQRIGKLLQNNLNLFAYHLPLDCHVELGNNACLAKLLPINSFKTHKINKMDNLLWSGTLTQPMQGTLLADFLEKTFALRPVHIAGNDKIISSIAWCTGAAQDYIEDAWKLGVDAYLSGEVSERTYYQAKELGIHYYSCGHHATERYGIQALGEYLASYFKLEHLFLDSDNPI
- a CDS encoding sigma-54 dependent transcriptional regulator; this encodes MSSNERIFIIDDNEDRCDKLRTIFNFIGQSIEVTKFATWQIITTVNPSVIILGAHTSFEKTLDELDSLVKQFSKAPVLVIDAQLNTNQCVDRNVVACLSFPFSYAQMLEALHRCQIAREAVKVITASSHKTPLFRSLVGNSDSIRQVRKLIEQVSGTEASVLVLGESGTGKEVVARNIHALSYRANKPFVPINCGAIPGELLESELFGHEKGAFTGAITSRQGRFELANGGTLFLDEIGDMPLAMQVKLLRVLQERCFERVGSNKSIEVNVRIIAATHRNLEVAIQEGKFREDLFYRLNVFPIEMPPLRNRSSDIPLLFNELISRIEGENRPIVRLMPDAMDALTQYNWPGNVRELANMVERLSILYPNGIVCKEDLPRRFQGEYKPSYVEVNSSGSERETLLQIISQEPIPNSDGIDLKEHLVKTELALISQALDESDWVVAHAASYLNMRRTTLVEKMRKYGLTRPERLER
- a CDS encoding chloride channel protein, encoding MNAISKNIQHSTTPYTNLFFATIFVGVGSGFLAMLLVLLLHDIQHIAYGYSLSQIISPESFLEGVQACSPQRRVMILMLCGLVAGIGWWALYNYGKPLVSIADAVQSKKKMPVGATILHALLQIVTIALGSPLGREVAPREIGSIYSYWLATKFKLNPEECTIMLACGAGAGLAAVYNVPLGGALFTMEVLLGTFKKSVLLPALASSSIAVVISWIGLGNDPLYHVLPLDISYSLVVWSILIGPLFGYAAYWFILVANKARVNARHDWHMPILCFINFSIIGFLAIYFPVLLGNGKSPVQLGFENGAGIELSLILLVLRTLICWSSLGTGAQGGLLTPSLANGALLAIALGGLWSFLWPGTPLSAFAIVGAAAFLAAGQKMPITTIILMFELTRVNFSFLIPIMFAVSGAVGMSQLCMSGFFQTKKRKK